In Arachis hypogaea cultivar Tifrunner chromosome 17, arahy.Tifrunner.gnm2.J5K5, whole genome shotgun sequence, a single window of DNA contains:
- the LOC112763721 gene encoding uroporphyrinogen decarboxylase 1, chloroplastic-like produces the protein MREEEVASVAAKPSLTGLGSPSPLSCVPPLASGSPLCFCYNSPLYGYKDVSDLENVVANYAKANIPIEVMWTDIDSMDAYKDFTLDPINFPLDKMRNFVDTLYQNGQKYVPILDLGISGNAVFFYFRERSETTDLIVKISLQPWNAFRPNGVIIFSDILTPLPAFGVEFDVEDVRGPVIQSPIRFEKGLKALHPIDLEKLSFVGDSLKILRKEVGGDAAVLGFVGAPWTIATYIVEGGTTRTYTTIKSMCHTTPHLLRTLLSHLAQAIADYVIFQVESGAHCIQIFDSWGGQLPPDMWERWSKPYIKEVM, from the exons ATGAGGGAGGAGGAGGTTGCCTCTGTTGCTGCCAAGCCATCGCTGACGGGGTTGGGTTCGCCGTCGCCGTTGAGCTGTGTGCCGCCGTTGGCGTCTGGATCGCCACTCTGTTTCTGCTACAACTCGCCACT ATATGGCTACAAGGATGTGAGTGATCTTGAAAATGTGGTTGCCAACTATGCAAAAGCAAATATACCCATTGAAGTTATGTGGACAGATATTGATTCAATGGATGCATATAAGGATTTCACACTTGATCCTATAAATTTCCCATTGGATAAGATGAGAAATTTTGTTGACACCCTTTATCAAAATGGCCAGAAATATGTTCCCATCTTAGATCTTG GTATCAGTGGAAATGCTgtt TTCTTTTACTTTCGAGAGAGATCGGAGACAACTGATCTCATTGTGAAAATTTCTTTGCAGCCTTGGAATGCCTTTAGGCCTAATGGAGTGATCATTTTCTCTGACATCCTTACGCCTCTTCCTGCATTTGGGGTCGAATTCGACGTTGAAGACGTAAGGGGTCCTGTTATTCAGTCCCCAATACGCTTCGAGAAGGGGCTAAAGGCTCTGCATCCAATTGACCTGGAAAAGCTCAGTTTTGTTGGAGATTCACTCAAGATACTGCGCAAGGAG GTTGGTGGTGATGCTGCCGTTTTAGGTTTCGTGGGAGCACCTTGGACAATAGCAACATATATAGTGGAAGGGGGTACAACACGCACCTATACAACCATTAAGAGTATGTGCCATACAACACCACATTTATTGCGGACTCTGCTCTCTCATTTGGCGCAAGCAATAGCAGATTATGTTATTTTCCAAGTGGAGTCTGGGGCTCACTGCATACAAATATTTGATTCATGGGGTGGACAACTACCACCTGATATGTGGGAACGCTGGTCAAAGCCTTATATCAAAGAGGTAATGTAG